A stretch of Bacillota bacterium DNA encodes these proteins:
- a CDS encoding Gfo/Idh/MocA family oxidoreductase, whose translation MAWKVLVAGAGSIARRVYLPLLLQEGRVERELLWGREPGRTAEAARRWGFRRWSTEPVDAAAARRWRQEGIVAAFLHVATEAHAALAVPLLEAGVAVWVEKPLAYRLEEAEAMVAAASRSGAPLAVGYNRRWAPLVAAAREAVPEPVWLLAAKHRAAAGPFDAVHDLYDDFVHPLDLAVQLGADRLQRASGLRDRQGHLLRLVAELEGAGGRAATVAMVRGAGADAERLELWGADGRSARLEGLEKLEVWLPGTGGWLRRTNEPWATPARRRGFEAAVGAFLERVGAWQAAPA comes from the coding sequence GTGGCCTGGAAGGTGCTGGTCGCCGGCGCCGGCTCCATCGCCCGCCGCGTCTACCTTCCGCTCCTCCTCCAGGAGGGACGGGTGGAGCGGGAGCTGCTCTGGGGCCGGGAGCCCGGGCGGACGGCCGAGGCGGCGCGGCGCTGGGGCTTCCGGCGCTGGAGCACGGAGCCCGTGGACGCCGCCGCGGCCCGCCGCTGGCGCCAGGAGGGGATCGTCGCCGCCTTCCTCCACGTGGCCACCGAGGCGCATGCCGCGCTGGCGGTGCCGCTGCTGGAGGCGGGCGTGGCCGTCTGGGTGGAGAAGCCGCTGGCTTACCGTCTCGAGGAGGCGGAGGCGATGGTGGCGGCGGCGAGCCGTTCGGGGGCTCCGCTGGCGGTGGGCTATAATCGCCGCTGGGCGCCGCTGGTGGCCGCCGCCCGGGAGGCCGTCCCGGAGCCGGTCTGGCTGCTGGCGGCCAAGCATCGCGCGGCGGCGGGCCCCTTCGACGCCGTCCACGACCTCTACGACGACTTCGTCCACCCCCTCGACCTGGCGGTCCAGCTGGGAGCCGATCGGTTGCAACGGGCGAGCGGGCTGCGCGACCGCCAGGGACACCTCCTCCGGCTGGTGGCCGAGCTGGAGGGCGCGGGCGGTCGGGCCGCCACGGTGGCCATGGTGCGCGGCGCCGGGGCCGACGCCGAGCGCCTGGAGCTCTGGGGGGCGGACGGGCGGAGCGCCCGCCTGGAGGGGCTGGAGAAGCTGGAGGTCTGGCTTCCGGGGACGGGAGGCTGGCTGCGGCGGACGAACGAGCCCTGGGCGACTCCGGCGCGGCGGCGGGGCTTCGAGGCGGCCGTGGGGGCCTTTCTGGAGCGGGTGGGCGCCTGGCAGGCGGCGCCGGCC
- a CDS encoding SIS domain-containing protein, with the protein MEREPDDEERARRFGKELFWREASRLLERVAESQAEAIRRAAELFADRIERDGVIHAFGTGHSRAFAMELANRAGGLIPFDMMSLEQLVLAGWPPERVFDPELERDPEAGAALLAMRRLEPQDAFIIASNSGVNAAVVEVALRAREAGYPLVAVTSLEHTRRVESRHPGGKRLFELADVVIDNGGPFGDALLELPGGGRACSVSSLTGALVAQMLTAEVIGLLLRRGLRPPVLLSVNVPGGRERNEELRRHYEGRI; encoded by the coding sequence ATGGAACGCGAGCCGGACGATGAAGAGCGCGCGCGGCGCTTCGGCAAGGAGCTCTTCTGGCGCGAGGCCTCGCGCCTCCTGGAACGTGTGGCGGAGAGCCAGGCGGAGGCGATCCGGCGGGCGGCCGAGCTCTTCGCCGACCGGATCGAGCGCGACGGCGTGATCCACGCCTTCGGCACGGGCCACTCGCGCGCCTTCGCCATGGAGCTGGCCAACCGCGCGGGGGGGCTGATCCCCTTCGACATGATGAGCCTGGAGCAGCTGGTCCTGGCGGGCTGGCCGCCGGAGCGCGTCTTCGACCCCGAGCTGGAGCGCGATCCGGAGGCGGGCGCCGCCCTCCTCGCCATGCGGCGCCTGGAGCCGCAGGACGCCTTCATCATCGCCTCCAACTCGGGCGTCAACGCGGCCGTGGTCGAGGTCGCCCTGCGCGCCCGGGAGGCCGGCTACCCCCTGGTGGCGGTCACCTCGCTGGAGCACACGCGCCGCGTGGAGTCGCGCCACCCCGGCGGCAAGCGCCTCTTCGAGCTGGCCGACGTGGTCATCGACAACGGCGGCCCCTTCGGGGACGCGCTCTTGGAGCTGCCCGGCGGAGGACGCGCCTGCTCGGTCTCGTCGCTGACCGGCGCACTCGTCGCCCAGATGCTGACCGCCGAGGTGATCGGCCTTCTCCTCCGCCGCGGCCTCCGCCCGCCCGTCCTCCTCTCGGTCAACGTGCCGGGGGGCCGGGAGCGCAACGAGGAGCTGCGCCGCCACTACGAGGGAAGGATCTGA